In Pangasianodon hypophthalmus isolate fPanHyp1 chromosome 29, fPanHyp1.pri, whole genome shotgun sequence, one genomic interval encodes:
- the phactr4a gene encoding phosphatase and actin regulator 4A isoform X3: MDEENHAVDQEIISDDDADDQQNSTIGNDNPNSGRDTPPSKQKGKFSSLGKIFKPWKWRKKKESSEKFKETSEVLERKISMRRTRQELIDKGVLKEISENDRNDVKAPSVKNGHTLPVSGDQGSEAGSEVKSRPHAEDRKNLLAPEPERRSRIPSDVTRNRQPLDVDARTRIASDSEKRERDEARYRERRDDNRERRDEREERGRRDDKEDRDRRDRREERDPRGDWREERERRDRKEERRDVRVDKDVKADRDQKRNDRDERERREDRERKDIKERRDDHNRKEEPLRRDDRERRPESERRDDRERRDDKERREERERNEEHEKREDIARKDGRKPELPKLIRPQSEMDMRSSLKNNSFDVGQKIRPVSEVSDQRSTLPRYPHTQDDPRTRTGSVGVRFTPAPESKEQQPPPKQAILPPKWLMSSTESGQASSSSSSSSSLSSSSSSSAPPIAKPPPRTVSLLVDDSSRQSSVPVVLKRDQDNPPALPDHAAPPAPAAAPTPAPPAAPNPAPAAAPNPAPAAPPATSDAPVPAKMPPVPPPKPTNRNSTLILQATTLPRHAKAQTPLCWTKWRWQTEHGAYPSLPSYLCRPQPYPADAPPPLVVPNPVPTKRSPPIPPVRMTPVTKGNSGDTSSIQAPINPPHSQSEDSKHASFLATVVSPPPNHIPPSPPCVAVDPPSPTTEPPSQPPSIPLHILIQRALTSPGPVQPNPDGSQRAHSMLFELPPEVETSGRPSLPVTIEPLRLPEDDDFDMEEELQKLHPPPRQTLHPELEAGSRRGLVGDPMGMVIFEDSDSEQEEENDSDGPIHYRDDEEDDEEDVPITGLAGRVKRKDTLALKLEKQQEKEEKQGQDNSTWKNREQWEAVRNKIGTTLTRRLSQRPTQQELEQRNILQAKNEADRRAERSEIKRRLTRKLSQRPTVAELQARKILRFHEYVECTHAEDYDRRADKPWTKLTPADKAAIRKELNEFKSSEMEVHEDSRIYTRFHRP, from the exons ATGATGACGCTGATGACCAGCAGAACAGCACGATAGGGAATGACAACCCAAACTCTGGCAGAGACACGCCTCCGTCCAAACAGAAGGGGAAGTTCTCCAGCCTGGGTAAGATCTTCAAGCCCTGGAAATggagaaagaagaaggaaagcaGCGAGAAGTTCAAGGAGACATCGGAGG TCCTGGAGAGGAAAATTTCGATGAGGAGAACTCGGCAGGAGCTGATAGACAAAGGAGTACTAAAGGAAATCTCTGAGAATG ATAGAAATGATGTGAAAGCTCCCTCAGTAAAGAATGGCCACACGCTGCCTGTATCCGGGGACCAGGGGTCAGAAGCAGGATCAGAGGTCAAGAGCAGGCCACACGCCGAGGACCGAAAGAATTTATTGGCACCGGAGCCTGAGCGACGAAGCCGGATACCGTCAGATGTGACCCGCAACCGGCAGCCTCTGGACGTGGACGCCCGCACACGCATTGCATCAGACTCTGAGAAACGAGAGCGAGACGAGGCAAGGTACCGTGAACGGAGGGACGACAACCGAGAACGCAGGGACGAGAGAGAGGAGCGAGGGAGAAGGGATGACAAAGAGGACCGGGACAGGCGGGATAGGCGAGAGGAGCGGGATCCGAGAGGAGAttggagagaagaaagagaacgGAGGGAcaggaaagaagagaggagagacgTCAGAGTAGATAAAGATGTTAAAGCGGACAGGGACCAAAAGAGGAATGACCGGGAcgaaagagaaaggagagaggacAGGGAAAGGAAAGATATAAAAGAACGAAGGGATGATCACAACAGAAAGGAAGAACCTCTTCGGCGCGACGACAGAGAGAGGAGGCCTGAAAGCGAGAGGAGGGATGATCGAGAAAGGAGAGATGACAAGGAGAGAAGGGAGGAGCGGGAAAGAAACGAAGAGCATGAAAAGAGAGAGGACATTGCGAGGAAAGATGGGAGGAAGCCTGAGCTGCCAAAGCTGATCAGGCCTCAATCTGAGATGGATATGAGAAGCAGTTTGAAGAACAACTCGTTTGACGTGGGCCAGAAAATCCGGCCGGTCTCTGAAGTCTCTGACCAAAGGAGCACACTGCCGCGATACCCACACACTCAGGATGACCCCAGGACACGCACAG GCTCTGTGGGAGTGCGCTTCACTCCTGCCCCTGAGTCAAAGGAGCAGCAGCCTCCACCCAAACAGGCCATACTTCCCCCAAAATGGCTGATGTCCTCTACTGAATCTGGTCAggcctcatcctcatcctcctcctcctcctcactgtcatcatcctcctcatcctcagctCCGCCCATTGCTAAGCCCCCTCCTCGCACTGTCTCTCTGTTGGTGGATGACTCGTCTCGTCAGAGCTCTGTACCTGTGGTTTTGAAAAGAGACCAGGACAACCCACCTGCTCTCCCGGATCATGCTGCCCCTCCTGCCCCTGCTGCTGCTCCCACTCCTGCCCCTCCTGCTGCTCCCaatcctgctcctgctgctgctcccaaccctgctcctgctgcacCTCCCGCCACCTCTGATGCCCCAGTACCTGCTAAAATGCCACCTGTTCCCCCTCCCAAACCCACCAACCGTAATAGTACGTTAATACTGCAAG CCACAACATTACCCAGGCATGCTAAAGCTCAGACTCCTCTGTGCTGGACCAAATGGAGATGGCAGACTGAACATGGGGCTTACCCCTCTCTACCCAGCTATCTCTGCCGCCCCCAGCCTTATCCAG CAGATGCACCCCCGCCCCTGGTAGTCCCGAACCCAGTTCCTACAAAGCGCTCTCCTCCCATTCCACCTGTAAGGATGACGCCTGTCACTAAAGGCAACTCAGGGGACACCTCATCCATTCAGGCTCCAATCAACCCTCCCCACTCCCAGTCAGAAGACAGCAAACACGCCAGCTTTTTGGCTACAGTGGTCTCTCCTCCACCTAACCATATCCCTCCTTCTCCGCCTTGTGTCGCTGTGGATCCTCCGAGCCCCACCACTGAGCCGCCGAGCCAGCCTCCATCCATACCTCTGCACATCCTGATCCAGCGTGCACTCACCAGCCCAGGCCCTGTTCAGCCCAACCCAGATGGCAGTCAGAGAGCTCACTCTATGCTGTTTGAGCTGCCACCAGAGGTCGAGACAAGTGGACGACCTTCACTTCCTGTCACCATCGAGCCACTCAGACT GCCTGAGGATGATGATTTTGACATGGAGGAAGAGCTGCAAAAGCTGCACCCTCCTCCCCGGCAAACCCTACATCCAGAGCTGGAGGCCGGGAGCAGGCGGGGGTTAGTGGGAGACCCCATGGGTATGGTCATCTTTGAGGACTCAGACAGTGAGCAAGAGGAGGAGAACGACTCAGATGGACCAATTCACTACAGagatgatgaagaggatgacGAAGAGGATGTGCCCATAA CTGGTCTGGCAGGCCGAGTGAAACGGAAGGACACTCTGGCTCTAAAGCTGGAGAAACAGCAGGAAAAGGAGGAGAAGCAGGGGCAAGATAACAGCACCTGGAAGAACCGGGAGCAGTGGGAGGCTGTACGTAACAAGATTGGCACCACCCTCACACG gAGATTGAGTCAGCGACCAACACAGCAAGAACTTGAGCAAAGAAACATTCTGCAAG CCAAGAATGAGGCGGACAGACGAGCTGAGCGAAGCGAGATCAAACGCAGACTTACAAGAAAG TTGTCTCAGAGGCCCACAGTTGCTGAGCTCCAGGCCAGAAAGATTCTGCGTTTCCACGAGTATGTGGAGTGCACACATGCTGAAGACTACGACCGGCGTGCAGATAAACCCTGGACTAAACTCACTCCTGCTGATAAG GCTGCCATCAGAAAGGAGCTGAATGAGTTTAAGAGTTCAGAGATGGAGGTCCATGAGGACAGCAGGATATACACCAG GTTTCATCGGCCTTAG
- the phactr4a gene encoding phosphatase and actin regulator 4A isoform X5 — MGQGDSAQAHTHRSTLNTDDDADDQQNSTIGNDNPNSGRDTPPSKQKGKFSSLGKIFKPWKWRKKKESSEKFKETSEDRNDVKAPSVKNGHTLPVSGDQGSEAGSEVKSRPHAEDRKNLLAPEPERRSRIPSDVTRNRQPLDVDARTRIASDSEKRERDEARYRERRDDNRERRDEREERGRRDDKEDRDRRDRREERDPRGDWREERERRDRKEERRDVRVDKDVKADRDQKRNDRDERERREDRERKDIKERRDDHNRKEEPLRRDDRERRPESERRDDRERRDDKERREERERNEEHEKREDIARKDGRKPELPKLIRPQSEMDMRSSLKNNSFDVGQKIRPVSEVSDQRSTLPRYPHTQDDPRTRTGSVGVRFTPAPESKEQQPPPKQAILPPKWLMSSTESGQASSSSSSSSSLSSSSSSSAPPIAKPPPRTVSLLVDDSSRQSSVPVVLKRDQDNPPALPDHAAPPAPAAAPTPAPPAAPNPAPAAAPNPAPAAPPATSDAPVPAKMPPVPPPKPTNRNSTLILQATTLPRHAKAQTPLCWTKWRWQTEHGAYPSLPSYLCRPQPYPADAPPPLVVPNPVPTKRSPPIPPVRMTPVTKGNSGDTSSIQAPINPPHSQSEDSKHASFLATVVSPPPNHIPPSPPCVAVDPPSPTTEPPSQPPSIPLHILIQRALTSPGPVQPNPDGSQRAHSMLFELPPEVETSGRPSLPVTIEPLRLPEDDDFDMEEELQKLHPPPRQTLHPELEAGSRRGLVGDPMGMVIFEDSDSEQEEENDSDGPIHYRDDEEDDEEDVPITGLAGRVKRKDTLALKLEKQQEKEEKQGQDNSTWKNREQWEAVRNKIGTTLTRRLSQRPTQQELEQRNILQAKNEADRRAERSEIKRRLTRKLSQRPTVAELQARKILRFHEYVECTHAEDYDRRADKPWTKLTPADKAAIRKELNEFKSSEMEVHEDSRIYTRFHRP, encoded by the exons ATGATGACGCTGATGACCAGCAGAACAGCACGATAGGGAATGACAACCCAAACTCTGGCAGAGACACGCCTCCGTCCAAACAGAAGGGGAAGTTCTCCAGCCTGGGTAAGATCTTCAAGCCCTGGAAATggagaaagaagaaggaaagcaGCGAGAAGTTCAAGGAGACATCGGAGG ATAGAAATGATGTGAAAGCTCCCTCAGTAAAGAATGGCCACACGCTGCCTGTATCCGGGGACCAGGGGTCAGAAGCAGGATCAGAGGTCAAGAGCAGGCCACACGCCGAGGACCGAAAGAATTTATTGGCACCGGAGCCTGAGCGACGAAGCCGGATACCGTCAGATGTGACCCGCAACCGGCAGCCTCTGGACGTGGACGCCCGCACACGCATTGCATCAGACTCTGAGAAACGAGAGCGAGACGAGGCAAGGTACCGTGAACGGAGGGACGACAACCGAGAACGCAGGGACGAGAGAGAGGAGCGAGGGAGAAGGGATGACAAAGAGGACCGGGACAGGCGGGATAGGCGAGAGGAGCGGGATCCGAGAGGAGAttggagagaagaaagagaacgGAGGGAcaggaaagaagagaggagagacgTCAGAGTAGATAAAGATGTTAAAGCGGACAGGGACCAAAAGAGGAATGACCGGGAcgaaagagaaaggagagaggacAGGGAAAGGAAAGATATAAAAGAACGAAGGGATGATCACAACAGAAAGGAAGAACCTCTTCGGCGCGACGACAGAGAGAGGAGGCCTGAAAGCGAGAGGAGGGATGATCGAGAAAGGAGAGATGACAAGGAGAGAAGGGAGGAGCGGGAAAGAAACGAAGAGCATGAAAAGAGAGAGGACATTGCGAGGAAAGATGGGAGGAAGCCTGAGCTGCCAAAGCTGATCAGGCCTCAATCTGAGATGGATATGAGAAGCAGTTTGAAGAACAACTCGTTTGACGTGGGCCAGAAAATCCGGCCGGTCTCTGAAGTCTCTGACCAAAGGAGCACACTGCCGCGATACCCACACACTCAGGATGACCCCAGGACACGCACAG GCTCTGTGGGAGTGCGCTTCACTCCTGCCCCTGAGTCAAAGGAGCAGCAGCCTCCACCCAAACAGGCCATACTTCCCCCAAAATGGCTGATGTCCTCTACTGAATCTGGTCAggcctcatcctcatcctcctcctcctcctcactgtcatcatcctcctcatcctcagctCCGCCCATTGCTAAGCCCCCTCCTCGCACTGTCTCTCTGTTGGTGGATGACTCGTCTCGTCAGAGCTCTGTACCTGTGGTTTTGAAAAGAGACCAGGACAACCCACCTGCTCTCCCGGATCATGCTGCCCCTCCTGCCCCTGCTGCTGCTCCCACTCCTGCCCCTCCTGCTGCTCCCaatcctgctcctgctgctgctcccaaccctgctcctgctgcacCTCCCGCCACCTCTGATGCCCCAGTACCTGCTAAAATGCCACCTGTTCCCCCTCCCAAACCCACCAACCGTAATAGTACGTTAATACTGCAAG CCACAACATTACCCAGGCATGCTAAAGCTCAGACTCCTCTGTGCTGGACCAAATGGAGATGGCAGACTGAACATGGGGCTTACCCCTCTCTACCCAGCTATCTCTGCCGCCCCCAGCCTTATCCAG CAGATGCACCCCCGCCCCTGGTAGTCCCGAACCCAGTTCCTACAAAGCGCTCTCCTCCCATTCCACCTGTAAGGATGACGCCTGTCACTAAAGGCAACTCAGGGGACACCTCATCCATTCAGGCTCCAATCAACCCTCCCCACTCCCAGTCAGAAGACAGCAAACACGCCAGCTTTTTGGCTACAGTGGTCTCTCCTCCACCTAACCATATCCCTCCTTCTCCGCCTTGTGTCGCTGTGGATCCTCCGAGCCCCACCACTGAGCCGCCGAGCCAGCCTCCATCCATACCTCTGCACATCCTGATCCAGCGTGCACTCACCAGCCCAGGCCCTGTTCAGCCCAACCCAGATGGCAGTCAGAGAGCTCACTCTATGCTGTTTGAGCTGCCACCAGAGGTCGAGACAAGTGGACGACCTTCACTTCCTGTCACCATCGAGCCACTCAGACT GCCTGAGGATGATGATTTTGACATGGAGGAAGAGCTGCAAAAGCTGCACCCTCCTCCCCGGCAAACCCTACATCCAGAGCTGGAGGCCGGGAGCAGGCGGGGGTTAGTGGGAGACCCCATGGGTATGGTCATCTTTGAGGACTCAGACAGTGAGCAAGAGGAGGAGAACGACTCAGATGGACCAATTCACTACAGagatgatgaagaggatgacGAAGAGGATGTGCCCATAA CTGGTCTGGCAGGCCGAGTGAAACGGAAGGACACTCTGGCTCTAAAGCTGGAGAAACAGCAGGAAAAGGAGGAGAAGCAGGGGCAAGATAACAGCACCTGGAAGAACCGGGAGCAGTGGGAGGCTGTACGTAACAAGATTGGCACCACCCTCACACG gAGATTGAGTCAGCGACCAACACAGCAAGAACTTGAGCAAAGAAACATTCTGCAAG CCAAGAATGAGGCGGACAGACGAGCTGAGCGAAGCGAGATCAAACGCAGACTTACAAGAAAG TTGTCTCAGAGGCCCACAGTTGCTGAGCTCCAGGCCAGAAAGATTCTGCGTTTCCACGAGTATGTGGAGTGCACACATGCTGAAGACTACGACCGGCGTGCAGATAAACCCTGGACTAAACTCACTCCTGCTGATAAG GCTGCCATCAGAAAGGAGCTGAATGAGTTTAAGAGTTCAGAGATGGAGGTCCATGAGGACAGCAGGATATACACCAG GTTTCATCGGCCTTAG
- the phactr4a gene encoding phosphatase and actin regulator 4A isoform X4, with translation MEKRDDDADDQQNSTIGNDNPNSGRDTPPSKQKGKFSSLGKIFKPWKWRKKKESSEKFKETSEVLERKISMRRTRQELIDKGVLKEISENDRNDVKAPSVKNGHTLPVSGDQGSEAGSEVKSRPHAEDRKNLLAPEPERRSRIPSDVTRNRQPLDVDARTRIASDSEKRERDEARYRERRDDNRERRDEREERGRRDDKEDRDRRDRREERDPRGDWREERERRDRKEERRDVRVDKDVKADRDQKRNDRDERERREDRERKDIKERRDDHNRKEEPLRRDDRERRPESERRDDRERRDDKERREERERNEEHEKREDIARKDGRKPELPKLIRPQSEMDMRSSLKNNSFDVGQKIRPVSEVSDQRSTLPRYPHTQDDPRTRTGSVGVRFTPAPESKEQQPPPKQAILPPKWLMSSTESGQASSSSSSSSSLSSSSSSSAPPIAKPPPRTVSLLVDDSSRQSSVPVVLKRDQDNPPALPDHAAPPAPAAAPTPAPPAAPNPAPAAAPNPAPAAPPATSDAPVPAKMPPVPPPKPTNRNSTLILQATTLPRHAKAQTPLCWTKWRWQTEHGAYPSLPSYLCRPQPYPADAPPPLVVPNPVPTKRSPPIPPVRMTPVTKGNSGDTSSIQAPINPPHSQSEDSKHASFLATVVSPPPNHIPPSPPCVAVDPPSPTTEPPSQPPSIPLHILIQRALTSPGPVQPNPDGSQRAHSMLFELPPEVETSGRPSLPVTIEPLRLPEDDDFDMEEELQKLHPPPRQTLHPELEAGSRRGLVGDPMGMVIFEDSDSEQEEENDSDGPIHYRDDEEDDEEDVPITGLAGRVKRKDTLALKLEKQQEKEEKQGQDNSTWKNREQWEAVRNKIGTTLTRRLSQRPTQQELEQRNILQAKNEADRRAERSEIKRRLTRKLSQRPTVAELQARKILRFHEYVECTHAEDYDRRADKPWTKLTPADKAAIRKELNEFKSSEMEVHEDSRIYTRFHRP, from the exons ATGATGACGCTGATGACCAGCAGAACAGCACGATAGGGAATGACAACCCAAACTCTGGCAGAGACACGCCTCCGTCCAAACAGAAGGGGAAGTTCTCCAGCCTGGGTAAGATCTTCAAGCCCTGGAAATggagaaagaagaaggaaagcaGCGAGAAGTTCAAGGAGACATCGGAGG TCCTGGAGAGGAAAATTTCGATGAGGAGAACTCGGCAGGAGCTGATAGACAAAGGAGTACTAAAGGAAATCTCTGAGAATG ATAGAAATGATGTGAAAGCTCCCTCAGTAAAGAATGGCCACACGCTGCCTGTATCCGGGGACCAGGGGTCAGAAGCAGGATCAGAGGTCAAGAGCAGGCCACACGCCGAGGACCGAAAGAATTTATTGGCACCGGAGCCTGAGCGACGAAGCCGGATACCGTCAGATGTGACCCGCAACCGGCAGCCTCTGGACGTGGACGCCCGCACACGCATTGCATCAGACTCTGAGAAACGAGAGCGAGACGAGGCAAGGTACCGTGAACGGAGGGACGACAACCGAGAACGCAGGGACGAGAGAGAGGAGCGAGGGAGAAGGGATGACAAAGAGGACCGGGACAGGCGGGATAGGCGAGAGGAGCGGGATCCGAGAGGAGAttggagagaagaaagagaacgGAGGGAcaggaaagaagagaggagagacgTCAGAGTAGATAAAGATGTTAAAGCGGACAGGGACCAAAAGAGGAATGACCGGGAcgaaagagaaaggagagaggacAGGGAAAGGAAAGATATAAAAGAACGAAGGGATGATCACAACAGAAAGGAAGAACCTCTTCGGCGCGACGACAGAGAGAGGAGGCCTGAAAGCGAGAGGAGGGATGATCGAGAAAGGAGAGATGACAAGGAGAGAAGGGAGGAGCGGGAAAGAAACGAAGAGCATGAAAAGAGAGAGGACATTGCGAGGAAAGATGGGAGGAAGCCTGAGCTGCCAAAGCTGATCAGGCCTCAATCTGAGATGGATATGAGAAGCAGTTTGAAGAACAACTCGTTTGACGTGGGCCAGAAAATCCGGCCGGTCTCTGAAGTCTCTGACCAAAGGAGCACACTGCCGCGATACCCACACACTCAGGATGACCCCAGGACACGCACAG GCTCTGTGGGAGTGCGCTTCACTCCTGCCCCTGAGTCAAAGGAGCAGCAGCCTCCACCCAAACAGGCCATACTTCCCCCAAAATGGCTGATGTCCTCTACTGAATCTGGTCAggcctcatcctcatcctcctcctcctcctcactgtcatcatcctcctcatcctcagctCCGCCCATTGCTAAGCCCCCTCCTCGCACTGTCTCTCTGTTGGTGGATGACTCGTCTCGTCAGAGCTCTGTACCTGTGGTTTTGAAAAGAGACCAGGACAACCCACCTGCTCTCCCGGATCATGCTGCCCCTCCTGCCCCTGCTGCTGCTCCCACTCCTGCCCCTCCTGCTGCTCCCaatcctgctcctgctgctgctcccaaccctgctcctgctgcacCTCCCGCCACCTCTGATGCCCCAGTACCTGCTAAAATGCCACCTGTTCCCCCTCCCAAACCCACCAACCGTAATAGTACGTTAATACTGCAAG CCACAACATTACCCAGGCATGCTAAAGCTCAGACTCCTCTGTGCTGGACCAAATGGAGATGGCAGACTGAACATGGGGCTTACCCCTCTCTACCCAGCTATCTCTGCCGCCCCCAGCCTTATCCAG CAGATGCACCCCCGCCCCTGGTAGTCCCGAACCCAGTTCCTACAAAGCGCTCTCCTCCCATTCCACCTGTAAGGATGACGCCTGTCACTAAAGGCAACTCAGGGGACACCTCATCCATTCAGGCTCCAATCAACCCTCCCCACTCCCAGTCAGAAGACAGCAAACACGCCAGCTTTTTGGCTACAGTGGTCTCTCCTCCACCTAACCATATCCCTCCTTCTCCGCCTTGTGTCGCTGTGGATCCTCCGAGCCCCACCACTGAGCCGCCGAGCCAGCCTCCATCCATACCTCTGCACATCCTGATCCAGCGTGCACTCACCAGCCCAGGCCCTGTTCAGCCCAACCCAGATGGCAGTCAGAGAGCTCACTCTATGCTGTTTGAGCTGCCACCAGAGGTCGAGACAAGTGGACGACCTTCACTTCCTGTCACCATCGAGCCACTCAGACT GCCTGAGGATGATGATTTTGACATGGAGGAAGAGCTGCAAAAGCTGCACCCTCCTCCCCGGCAAACCCTACATCCAGAGCTGGAGGCCGGGAGCAGGCGGGGGTTAGTGGGAGACCCCATGGGTATGGTCATCTTTGAGGACTCAGACAGTGAGCAAGAGGAGGAGAACGACTCAGATGGACCAATTCACTACAGagatgatgaagaggatgacGAAGAGGATGTGCCCATAA CTGGTCTGGCAGGCCGAGTGAAACGGAAGGACACTCTGGCTCTAAAGCTGGAGAAACAGCAGGAAAAGGAGGAGAAGCAGGGGCAAGATAACAGCACCTGGAAGAACCGGGAGCAGTGGGAGGCTGTACGTAACAAGATTGGCACCACCCTCACACG gAGATTGAGTCAGCGACCAACACAGCAAGAACTTGAGCAAAGAAACATTCTGCAAG CCAAGAATGAGGCGGACAGACGAGCTGAGCGAAGCGAGATCAAACGCAGACTTACAAGAAAG TTGTCTCAGAGGCCCACAGTTGCTGAGCTCCAGGCCAGAAAGATTCTGCGTTTCCACGAGTATGTGGAGTGCACACATGCTGAAGACTACGACCGGCGTGCAGATAAACCCTGGACTAAACTCACTCCTGCTGATAAG GCTGCCATCAGAAAGGAGCTGAATGAGTTTAAGAGTTCAGAGATGGAGGTCCATGAGGACAGCAGGATATACACCAG GTTTCATCGGCCTTAG